One window of Robiginitalea biformata HTCC2501 genomic DNA carries:
- the bshC gene encoding bacillithiol biosynthesis cysteine-adding enzyme BshC, translated as MRKEGIPFKDTGFFSKLITDYLDAVPGLEPFYGRSPDLGAFREQLLEKLATYPESHRSTLCTVLEDQYRGLSASPATKSHIAALADSATVTVVTGHQLNLFTGPLYFHYKILGTIALCRKLQAAYPDHIFVPVYWMATEDHDFDEINHFNFKGKEFRWNREAGGPVGRMETDGLEVLAEQFMQDLGPGDRARELKELFEAAYLEHPNLAAATRYLANRLFGEEGLVVLDGDDPRLKALFAPHMETDMLEGLAHRQVSDQAAGLQAADPDYPIQVTPREINLFYMRDGLRERIVEEDGVYGVLETDIRMDREALKKELREHPGRFSPNVITRPLYQEVILPNIAYIGGGGEIAYWLELKSYFEASEIPFPILMLRNSALVLSDKQARKAEKLGVSLQELFLEQNELINRKVRAISGIDIDFTPQREHLRKQFRDLYALAEKTDASFLGAVKAQETKQINGLNHLEKRLLKAQKRKLRDHVNRLVALQGELFPNGSLQERTRNFAACYLELGSQWVPSVLGAFDPLHPEFSILIYER; from the coding sequence ATGCGCAAGGAAGGCATTCCCTTTAAGGATACGGGTTTCTTTTCAAAACTGATCACGGATTACCTGGACGCAGTCCCTGGGTTGGAGCCGTTTTACGGCCGATCCCCGGATTTGGGCGCATTCCGGGAGCAGCTGCTGGAGAAACTCGCAACCTATCCGGAATCACACAGAAGTACCCTCTGTACGGTGTTGGAAGACCAGTACCGGGGGCTCAGCGCCTCCCCTGCCACCAAAAGCCATATCGCCGCCCTGGCGGATTCCGCAACGGTGACCGTGGTAACCGGGCACCAGCTCAACCTGTTCACCGGACCGCTCTATTTCCACTACAAGATCCTCGGGACCATCGCGCTTTGCCGCAAATTACAGGCGGCCTATCCGGACCATATCTTCGTGCCCGTCTACTGGATGGCCACGGAGGACCACGATTTTGACGAGATCAACCACTTTAATTTCAAAGGGAAGGAATTCCGGTGGAACCGGGAAGCCGGGGGGCCTGTCGGCCGTATGGAAACGGACGGCCTCGAGGTGCTGGCCGAACAGTTTATGCAGGACCTGGGGCCCGGGGATCGCGCCCGGGAACTCAAGGAGCTGTTTGAAGCCGCCTATTTGGAACATCCGAACCTGGCAGCTGCCACCCGCTATCTGGCGAATCGCCTGTTCGGCGAAGAAGGCCTGGTGGTGCTGGACGGGGACGATCCCCGGTTGAAAGCCCTCTTTGCCCCCCATATGGAAACCGACATGCTGGAAGGGCTGGCCCACCGGCAGGTATCCGACCAGGCTGCAGGCCTGCAGGCCGCGGACCCGGACTACCCGATACAGGTCACTCCCCGGGAGATCAATTTATTTTACATGCGGGACGGACTCCGGGAGCGGATTGTGGAAGAGGACGGCGTATACGGGGTGCTGGAAACTGATATCCGGATGGATCGGGAGGCCCTGAAAAAGGAACTCCGGGAACACCCCGGCCGATTTTCTCCCAACGTCATCACGCGCCCACTCTACCAGGAGGTCATCCTGCCCAATATCGCCTATATCGGCGGGGGAGGCGAGATTGCCTACTGGCTGGAACTCAAATCGTATTTTGAGGCTTCAGAAATCCCTTTTCCGATCCTGATGCTGCGCAATTCCGCCCTGGTCCTTTCCGACAAGCAGGCCCGAAAAGCGGAAAAACTCGGGGTCTCCCTCCAGGAGCTCTTCCTGGAACAAAACGAGCTGATCAACCGGAAAGTCCGGGCCATTTCCGGGATCGACATCGATTTTACCCCGCAGCGGGAGCACCTCCGGAAGCAATTCCGCGACCTCTATGCCCTGGCCGAAAAAACGGATGCCTCCTTCCTGGGGGCTGTTAAGGCCCAGGAAACCAAACAGATCAACGGGCTCAACCACCTGGAGAAACGCCTGCTCAAAGCCCAGAAACGCAAGCTCCGGGACCACGTAAACCGACTGGTGGCCCTGCAGGGCGAACTCTTCCCCAACGGCAGCCTGCAGGAACGGACGCGAAACTTCGCCGCCTGCTACCTCGAGCTCGGAAGCCAGTGGGTCCCCTCCGTACTCGGGGCGTTTGACCCCCTGCATCCCGAATTCTCCATCCTGATTTACGAGCGCTGA
- a CDS encoding pyridoxal phosphate-dependent decarboxylase family protein has product MHTLDIDTVEMTLDVMKFAINRITVRDPELGIPKKEEDLKQLVGETVTAKGIGGEQAFRLFRDVLVKATVPIDHPRHLAFVPAAPTRAAIMFDLVTSASSIHGAYWMEGAGGIFCENRAMDWLVSLTGMPEGAFGVFTSGGTAANLSAMVTAREVWREGGGTQHGKGIIVASIGAHSSIKAMAKVIDADIRLVDTEDRMSGEALEKAIAALSDAERERLFGVVATGGTTNAGIVDDLQGIARVCRDRGLWFHVDAAYGGGALAADSVRHLFRGIEQADSVTIDPHKWLFTPYDCGAIIYRDPEQARRVHSQEGSYLDIFKDEGAHGFNPADYQIQLTRRLRGLPLWFSLATHGTDRYKEAVEEGIRLAVRAGELIGEYPDLELVRAPSLSCVLFRRKGWNPDDYNQWTYRNHRAGISLVTPTKWRGTGGMETVLRFCFINPDTTEEDIRIILDTLGDQEIT; this is encoded by the coding sequence ATGCACACGCTGGATATCGACACGGTCGAAATGACCCTGGACGTCATGAAATTCGCCATCAACCGGATCACGGTCCGGGACCCGGAACTGGGCATCCCCAAAAAAGAGGAGGATTTAAAGCAACTTGTGGGAGAGACCGTAACGGCCAAAGGGATTGGGGGCGAACAGGCCTTCCGGCTTTTCCGGGACGTGCTCGTTAAGGCTACTGTCCCTATCGACCATCCCCGCCACCTCGCATTTGTGCCGGCCGCCCCCACCCGGGCGGCCATCATGTTTGACCTGGTCACATCGGCCTCCTCCATACACGGGGCCTACTGGATGGAAGGCGCCGGGGGGATTTTCTGCGAGAACCGGGCGATGGATTGGCTGGTTTCCCTGACCGGGATGCCCGAGGGTGCCTTTGGCGTATTTACCAGCGGGGGGACGGCTGCAAACCTGTCGGCCATGGTTACCGCCCGGGAAGTCTGGCGGGAAGGGGGTGGAACGCAACATGGCAAGGGGATCATCGTGGCCTCCATAGGCGCCCACAGTTCCATTAAGGCCATGGCCAAGGTAATTGACGCGGACATTCGCCTGGTGGATACCGAAGACCGGATGAGCGGGGAAGCCCTGGAAAAGGCAATTGCGGCATTGTCCGATGCGGAACGCGAAAGGCTTTTTGGCGTGGTGGCTACCGGGGGTACCACCAATGCGGGAATCGTAGACGATTTGCAAGGGATTGCCCGGGTTTGCCGGGACCGGGGCCTCTGGTTCCACGTGGATGCCGCCTATGGGGGCGGAGCCCTTGCCGCCGATTCCGTCCGCCACCTCTTCCGGGGGATTGAGCAGGCGGACAGTGTGACCATCGATCCGCACAAGTGGTTGTTCACCCCCTACGATTGCGGTGCCATCATTTACCGGGACCCCGAACAGGCGCGGCGGGTCCACTCCCAGGAGGGTTCCTACCTGGATATTTTTAAAGACGAAGGGGCCCACGGCTTTAACCCGGCCGACTACCAGATACAACTCACCCGGCGGCTCCGCGGGCTGCCGCTGTGGTTTTCCCTGGCAACCCACGGAACCGACAGGTACAAAGAGGCCGTTGAGGAAGGCATCCGGCTTGCTGTTCGCGCCGGGGAACTTATCGGGGAGTACCCGGACCTGGAATTGGTCCGCGCCCCCAGCCTGTCCTGCGTGCTGTTTCGCCGCAAGGGCTGGAACCCGGACGACTACAACCAGTGGACCTACCGGAACCACCGGGCCGGAATCTCCCTGGTAACCCCCACCAAATGGCGGGGGACCGGGGGCATGGAGACGGTCCTGCGATTTTGTTTTATCAACCCGGATACCACCGAGGAGGATATCCGGATTATCCTCGATACGCTAGGGGACCAGGAAATCACCTGA
- a CDS encoding pyridoxamine 5'-phosphate oxidase family protein has protein sequence MTQQYWTEICDEIDAGTRLSDHPFRYATLATVGLEKVPRLRTIVVREFDPEQMRLTFFTDARSKKMLHIKENNKVSLLYYHPEKLLQLRIEGIAYREKDDALLSAYWEGIREASRKDYTTEERPGAEIKGPDQVDYMQGSENFAVVRIQPFRIEYLQLRRPNHIRVRFSRTDDSWSGDFLVP, from the coding sequence ATGACCCAGCAGTACTGGACTGAAATCTGCGACGAGATCGATGCCGGAACCCGGCTTTCCGATCACCCGTTTCGCTATGCAACCCTTGCCACGGTTGGGCTTGAAAAGGTTCCCCGACTTCGGACAATCGTCGTGCGGGAATTCGACCCCGAACAGATGCGATTGACTTTTTTTACGGATGCCCGTTCCAAAAAAATGTTGCACATCAAGGAAAATAACAAGGTAAGCCTGCTGTATTACCATCCCGAAAAGTTGCTGCAACTGCGTATCGAGGGCATTGCGTACAGGGAAAAGGACGACGCCCTGCTGTCGGCCTATTGGGAAGGGATCAGGGAAGCCTCGAGAAAAGATTACACCACGGAAGAGCGGCCGGGAGCCGAAATCAAGGGCCCGGACCAGGTAGATTACATGCAGGGCAGCGAAAACTTCGCGGTTGTCCGTATCCAACCTTTTCGGATTGAATACCTGCAACTCCGGCGCCCCAACCACATTCGCGTTCGGTTTTCCCGAACCGACGATAGTTGGTCAGGTGATTTCCTGGTCCCCTAG
- a CDS encoding tetratricopeptide repeat protein, producing MKCISFVFLLLIPIGNGQLVAQDSLQLDSLQRVYRSMPEDTARVRLLGELYQAYVYRDVDRAAQYARERIALSRKLEYTEGLAAGFYDLGGYFKNTGQNDSAMARLADARELYESLDDTVMLIRIDHTRAILEMELGRYDSALAISNRNMVKRQELGDTLGMAIERVFRGGIYENKGYFNLAYEDILQAVRLYEHLDNPLRMADALNSLGSLESTMKNYRKSLEYSGQALEIYRQQDDRLFQGVAANAIGQSHILLEEYREAIPFLEESITLSREMQVPVIEGAALRNLGRAYIALGRGNSGLELLDSAIAVHRRAGRPIALVRSLGYASDAYTEAGRPVRALDYLDEAIRMVDTLGARPHWYDLFKSRSDALAQLGRYPDALRAEKEFSQLRDSALQRERVQQVEELRTRFETEKKEQQIAIQEREIDLLEAEARVGNLQRILLGSGLLLSLIGFYGVRQKWKRTRAEKSKVDAELAFRQRELTTHALHLARKNELLESLKSKARELQESNRSGGYRELIRTINFDQRDDAHWEHFTRYFENVHKDFSRNVRDRFPDVTKNELRFMALMKMNLSSKEIATILNISPDGVKKARQRLRKKMQLAPEESLEASVNAL from the coding sequence ATGAAGTGTATTTCGTTTGTATTCCTGCTGTTGATTCCAATTGGCAACGGGCAGCTCGTTGCCCAGGATTCCCTGCAGCTGGACAGCCTGCAGCGCGTCTATCGTTCCATGCCCGAGGATACCGCCCGGGTCCGCCTGCTGGGGGAACTCTACCAGGCCTACGTGTACAGGGATGTCGACCGGGCCGCCCAATACGCCAGGGAAAGGATTGCCTTATCCAGGAAACTGGAATATACCGAGGGCCTCGCCGCCGGGTTCTACGATCTGGGAGGCTATTTTAAAAATACCGGACAAAACGATTCCGCCATGGCCCGGCTTGCCGATGCCCGGGAGCTTTATGAGTCGCTGGACGACACCGTGATGCTCATCCGAATAGACCATACCCGGGCAATCCTGGAAATGGAGCTGGGGCGCTACGATTCGGCCCTGGCCATCAGCAACCGGAATATGGTTAAGCGGCAGGAGCTCGGGGACACCCTGGGGATGGCCATTGAGCGGGTATTCCGCGGCGGGATCTACGAGAACAAAGGGTATTTCAACCTGGCCTATGAAGATATCCTGCAGGCAGTAAGGCTCTACGAGCACCTGGACAACCCGTTGCGAATGGCGGATGCCCTCAATAGCCTTGGGTCGCTGGAATCCACCATGAAAAACTACCGAAAATCCCTGGAATACAGCGGGCAGGCTTTAGAAATATACCGTCAGCAGGACGACAGGCTGTTCCAGGGGGTGGCCGCCAACGCAATCGGTCAGAGCCATATCCTCCTGGAGGAATACCGGGAAGCCATCCCGTTTCTGGAAGAAAGCATTACCCTGAGCAGGGAGATGCAAGTCCCCGTCATTGAAGGCGCAGCCTTGCGGAATTTGGGGCGCGCCTACATCGCACTCGGTCGGGGAAATTCCGGGCTGGAACTGCTGGATTCGGCCATTGCCGTACACCGACGTGCGGGCCGGCCCATCGCCCTGGTCCGATCCCTGGGTTACGCTTCCGACGCCTATACGGAGGCGGGGCGGCCGGTCCGGGCGCTCGACTACCTGGATGAGGCCATCCGGATGGTGGATACGCTCGGGGCCCGGCCCCATTGGTATGATTTGTTCAAAAGCCGCTCGGATGCCCTGGCCCAGTTGGGCAGGTACCCGGATGCCCTTCGGGCGGAAAAGGAATTCAGCCAGCTGCGGGACAGCGCCCTGCAGCGGGAACGGGTCCAGCAGGTAGAGGAATTGCGTACCCGGTTTGAAACAGAGAAGAAAGAGCAGCAAATTGCCATTCAGGAGCGCGAAATCGATTTGCTGGAGGCCGAGGCCCGGGTGGGGAACCTGCAGCGGATACTGCTCGGGTCCGGGTTGCTGTTGTCCCTGATCGGGTTCTATGGCGTACGGCAAAAATGGAAGCGAACCCGGGCGGAAAAATCGAAAGTGGACGCCGAACTCGCATTCCGCCAACGGGAACTGACCACACACGCCCTGCACCTTGCCCGCAAGAACGAACTCCTGGAGAGCTTAAAATCCAAGGCCCGGGAATTACAGGAATCCAACCGGTCCGGGGGCTACCGGGAACTGATCCGGACCATCAATTTTGACCAGAGGGACGATGCGCACTGGGAACACTTCACCCGCTACTTCGAAAATGTGCACAAAGACTTCAGCAGGAATGTCCGGGACCGTTTCCCGGATGTGACCAAAAACGAACTCCGGTTTATGGCACTGATGAAGATGAACCTGTCGTCCAAGGAAATCGCCACCATCCTCAATATCTCGCCGGACGGGGTTAAAAAAGCCCGGCAGCGATTGCGCAAAAAAATGCAACTCGCCCCGGAGGAATCCCTGGAAGCTTCGGTAAACGCCCTGTAG
- the guaA gene encoding glutamine-hydrolyzing GMP synthase, with amino-acid sequence MQNNVLILDFGSQYTQLIARRVRELNIFCEIKPYNNLPGDLDGYKAVILSGSPFSTRSDDAPHPDLSRIKGHKPILAICYGAQYIAHFNGGNVAPSKTREYGRAKLAHVAQDPFLKDVPVGSQVWMSHSDTIQQLPDGAVLLASTHDVPNAAFKMPDERIYGIQFHPEVYHTTAGSLILRNFLVDIAGLEQTWTPAAFVETTVAELKEKIGTEKVILGLSGGVDSTVAAMLLHRAIGKHLHCIFVNNGLLRKNEFEEVLHQYKDMGLNIKGVDASARFLDALEGESDPEKKRKIIGRVFIEVFDDEAHLVEDAKWLGQGTIYPDVIESVSATGGPSATIKSHHNVGGLPDFMKLKVVEPLKMLFKDEVRRVGASLDIPAERLGRHPFPGPGLAIRILGDITREKVAILQEVDHIFINGLREWGLYDKIWQAGAMLLPVNSVGVMGDERTYEKCVALRAVESTDGMTADWVNLPYEFLQKTSNDIINKVPGVNRVVYDISSKPPATIEWE; translated from the coding sequence ATGCAAAATAACGTTCTCATCCTGGATTTCGGTTCCCAGTACACCCAGCTGATCGCAAGGCGGGTCCGCGAACTGAATATATTCTGCGAAATCAAACCCTACAACAACCTGCCCGGCGACCTCGACGGCTACAAAGCGGTGATCCTTTCCGGCTCCCCCTTTTCCACCCGGTCGGACGACGCCCCCCACCCGGACCTGAGCCGGATCAAAGGCCATAAACCCATCCTGGCCATCTGCTATGGCGCCCAGTACATTGCCCATTTTAACGGGGGAAATGTGGCCCCGTCGAAAACGCGGGAGTACGGCCGGGCTAAACTTGCCCACGTGGCCCAGGACCCTTTCCTGAAGGATGTCCCGGTGGGTAGCCAGGTATGGATGAGCCACAGCGATACGATTCAGCAACTGCCGGACGGGGCGGTGCTTCTGGCCAGTACCCACGACGTGCCGAATGCCGCATTCAAGATGCCGGACGAACGGATCTACGGGATCCAGTTCCACCCTGAAGTCTACCACACCACGGCCGGAAGCCTGATCCTGAGGAATTTCCTGGTGGATATCGCCGGCCTGGAACAAACCTGGACGCCCGCAGCCTTTGTGGAGACCACCGTGGCGGAACTCAAGGAGAAGATCGGGACCGAAAAAGTTATTCTCGGCCTTTCCGGGGGTGTCGATTCCACGGTGGCGGCCATGTTGCTCCACCGCGCCATTGGGAAACACCTGCACTGCATCTTTGTGAACAACGGGCTGCTGCGCAAGAATGAATTTGAAGAAGTGCTTCACCAGTATAAGGATATGGGGTTGAACATTAAGGGCGTTGACGCTTCGGCACGCTTTTTGGATGCCCTGGAAGGGGAATCGGACCCCGAGAAGAAACGAAAGATCATCGGCCGGGTGTTTATCGAGGTGTTTGACGACGAAGCCCACCTGGTGGAAGATGCAAAATGGTTGGGGCAGGGAACTATCTATCCGGATGTTATCGAGTCGGTATCGGCTACCGGGGGGCCCTCTGCAACCATCAAGAGTCACCACAATGTGGGTGGCCTGCCGGACTTTATGAAGCTGAAGGTGGTAGAACCACTGAAGATGCTTTTTAAGGATGAGGTGCGACGCGTGGGCGCCAGCCTGGATATCCCGGCTGAGCGTTTGGGGAGGCACCCCTTCCCGGGTCCGGGACTGGCAATCCGCATCCTTGGGGACATTACCCGGGAAAAGGTCGCCATCCTCCAGGAAGTGGACCATATATTTATCAACGGACTCCGCGAATGGGGCCTGTACGACAAGATCTGGCAGGCGGGGGCCATGCTCCTCCCGGTCAACAGCGTGGGGGTGATGGGGGACGAAAGGACTTATGAAAAATGCGTAGCTTTACGGGCAGTGGAAAGTACGGATGGAATGACGGCCGACTGGGTCAACCTGCCGTACGAATTTCTGCAGAAGACCTCAAATGACATTATCAATAAGGTGCCCGGGGTGAATCGGGTGGTTTACGACATCAGTTCCAAGCCCCCGGCTACCATAGAATGGGAATAA
- a CDS encoding LysM peptidoglycan-binding domain-containing protein encodes MNVVCKYLLLLLCALSIGCKVKAQQFSTHAVKRGETLYSIARQYQVSPQELLKYNKEVDPDGTLRPNTILVIPGRAGNTVLNRPTVSDPDSTAREQVTFRTHRVRRKETLFSITQRYQVSEEEVKRYNPDLYSRPLQRGMVLRIPQFSESYREAEALEELLTTYTVQAKETRWSIAHKYGITIDSLLQLNPGLPRSTSYLAEGQELQVPRLPGSGIEKQESQVYRSYTVPPRKTLFSLSQEFGISREEIIRLNPEILERGNLQEGMKLRLPEKKADTTAVNASNYIFYEVKPKQTEFSLTRKLGIGYPELRALNPELATGLKAGMVLKLPRDRAEGLEVKNALVIDEFDLRDSIDTGNRPRLLVLFPFRLDRLDLSDPEKTQERIRNNNALKYSLGLYSGFLVALDSVADMGISVEVKTFDTQLSANRVRNLLLQEDLENLSAIVGPLEPNSIREVAARASELDVPVIAPVPINGEFPLQNIFHTYTEEAELRRRMLDYMKEQVTDQNILVISDQAHREVESEILEAFPAAELVPLREEEENISLDREAFMEALSEERENWVFLETDNYRIASSVSSILNSANTEETRVRMFTTNRGRAFDHKELSATHLANLRFTFPSVYRDVSPSSFTRRYRERFGGEPDRYAVRGFDLGMDLLLRLAYKLDLFEAADQIGATRYSGNTFNYIKKLQSGYYNTASYILMYDGLQIREIQGP; translated from the coding sequence ATGAACGTTGTGTGTAAGTACCTGCTGTTGCTGCTTTGCGCCCTGTCCATCGGCTGCAAGGTAAAAGCCCAGCAATTCAGCACCCATGCCGTGAAGCGGGGGGAAACCCTCTATTCCATTGCGCGGCAATACCAGGTGAGCCCCCAGGAGCTCCTGAAATACAACAAGGAAGTAGACCCGGACGGGACGCTCCGCCCGAATACCATCCTGGTGATCCCCGGGCGTGCCGGCAATACCGTTTTAAACCGCCCAACCGTATCCGACCCGGATTCTACGGCCCGGGAACAGGTCACCTTCCGTACCCACCGGGTGAGGCGAAAGGAAACCCTGTTCAGTATTACCCAACGCTACCAGGTGAGCGAGGAGGAGGTCAAACGCTATAACCCGGACCTGTATTCCCGTCCGCTCCAACGCGGGATGGTCCTCAGGATCCCCCAGTTTTCAGAGAGTTACCGGGAGGCCGAAGCCCTGGAGGAACTCCTGACAACCTATACCGTCCAGGCCAAGGAAACCCGGTGGAGTATTGCGCATAAATACGGGATTACCATCGACAGCCTGCTGCAGCTCAACCCGGGCCTCCCCCGCAGCACGAGCTACCTGGCAGAAGGCCAGGAATTGCAGGTACCCCGCCTACCGGGTTCCGGAATCGAGAAGCAGGAATCCCAGGTGTACCGCTCCTATACGGTACCCCCCAGGAAAACACTTTTCAGCCTGAGCCAGGAATTCGGGATCAGCCGGGAGGAAATCATCCGGCTCAACCCGGAAATCCTGGAACGCGGCAACCTCCAGGAGGGCATGAAGCTGCGACTCCCCGAGAAAAAGGCGGATACCACGGCAGTGAATGCCTCCAATTATATTTTTTACGAGGTAAAACCCAAACAGACCGAGTTTTCCCTGACCCGCAAATTAGGGATCGGGTACCCGGAACTCCGTGCCCTCAACCCGGAACTCGCCACCGGGCTGAAAGCCGGGATGGTGCTGAAACTCCCCCGGGACCGGGCAGAAGGCCTGGAGGTGAAAAATGCACTGGTCATCGACGAATTTGACCTGCGGGACAGCATCGATACGGGCAACCGGCCGCGGCTTTTGGTGCTTTTCCCTTTCCGCCTGGACCGCCTGGACCTGTCCGATCCGGAGAAGACACAGGAACGGATCCGGAACAACAATGCCCTGAAGTACAGCCTGGGCCTGTATTCCGGTTTTCTGGTCGCTCTGGATTCCGTAGCGGACATGGGAATTTCGGTAGAAGTAAAGACCTTTGACACGCAGCTCAGTGCCAACCGGGTCCGCAATTTGCTTTTGCAGGAAGACCTGGAGAACCTCAGCGCGATTGTGGGGCCCCTGGAGCCCAACTCCATCCGGGAAGTGGCAGCCAGGGCTTCGGAGCTGGATGTTCCCGTAATTGCCCCGGTCCCGATCAACGGGGAGTTCCCCCTGCAGAATATCTTCCACACCTATACGGAGGAAGCAGAGCTCAGGCGCCGGATGCTCGACTACATGAAGGAACAAGTTACCGACCAGAACATTTTGGTGATCTCCGATCAGGCCCACCGGGAAGTGGAATCGGAGATTCTGGAAGCATTCCCCGCAGCGGAACTCGTGCCGCTCCGGGAAGAGGAGGAAAATATTTCCCTGGACCGGGAGGCATTCATGGAGGCCCTGTCTGAAGAACGTGAGAACTGGGTCTTTTTGGAAACCGACAACTACCGGATCGCCTCCAGTGTAAGTTCCATCCTGAACTCGGCCAATACGGAGGAAACCCGGGTGCGGATGTTTACCACAAACCGGGGCCGGGCATTCGACCACAAAGAGCTTTCGGCAACGCACCTGGCGAACCTGAGGTTTACCTTTCCTTCGGTCTACCGGGATGTCTCCCCGTCTTCCTTTACACGCCGCTACCGCGAGCGGTTCGGAGGGGAACCGGACCGGTACGCCGTCCGGGGTTTTGACCTGGGGATGGACTTGCTGCTCCGGCTGGCTTATAAGCTGGACCTCTTTGAGGCTGCGGACCAGATCGGGGCCACCCGGTACAGCGGGAACACCTTCAACTATATCAAAAAACTGCAATCCGGATATTACAACACCGCGTCGTACATCCTGATGTACGACGGCCTGCAAATCCGCGAAATCCAGGGGCCATGA
- a CDS encoding OsmC family protein: MTSKVVYMGGLRTECTHLRSGSVYLTDAPTDNHGKGEAFSPTDTVATGLANCMLTVMGIKARDMDVALEGSLAEVTKHMSAAPRRISRIEVDLYLPKGVGEKDRKILERTGRTCPVMLSLHEDIEKDIRFHWTQ, from the coding sequence ATGACATCGAAAGTAGTATATATGGGCGGCCTGCGCACCGAGTGTACCCACCTGCGCTCCGGAAGTGTCTACCTCACGGACGCCCCCACGGACAATCACGGCAAGGGGGAGGCGTTCAGCCCCACGGATACCGTGGCTACGGGCCTGGCAAATTGCATGCTCACGGTGATGGGGATTAAAGCGCGGGATATGGACGTGGCCCTCGAGGGTTCCCTGGCTGAAGTTACCAAGCATATGTCGGCTGCCCCCCGCAGAATTTCGCGCATTGAAGTGGATTTGTACCTGCCCAAAGGCGTGGGGGAAAAGGACCGAAAAATCCTGGAACGCACGGGGCGTACCTGCCCGGTGATGCTGAGCCTGCACGAAGACATCGAAAAGGATATCCGGTTCCATTGGACGCAATAA
- a CDS encoding DUF922 domain-containing protein, with the protein MDAIKQLRLVFLLGFCQLASAQGEGSARGEDAILWHPQTRLAWSDFRAEPPESRRIAATTASGITYSYNATGSGERYSLDFRVDTYFYPDKSWYHSESCDEVVLSHEQLHFDISELFARKFRKRLKEGVFTGNVKAEVRRIFTDINRELSEFQNRYDRETDYSRNRAAQFRWNEDIAGMLAGPDTP; encoded by the coding sequence TTGGACGCAATAAAACAGCTCCGCCTCGTATTCCTTTTGGGTTTTTGCCAACTTGCATCGGCCCAGGGGGAGGGGAGCGCCCGGGGGGAAGACGCCATCCTCTGGCACCCGCAAACCCGGCTGGCCTGGAGTGATTTCCGGGCGGAACCGCCGGAAAGCAGACGGATAGCTGCCACCACGGCTAGCGGGATCACCTACAGCTACAACGCCACAGGTTCCGGGGAGCGATACTCCCTGGATTTTCGGGTGGACACCTATTTCTACCCGGATAAATCCTGGTACCATTCGGAAAGTTGCGATGAGGTGGTGCTCAGCCACGAACAATTGCACTTCGACATCTCGGAACTATTTGCTCGGAAATTCAGGAAGCGCTTGAAAGAAGGGGTCTTTACCGGGAACGTCAAAGCCGAAGTACGACGAATCTTCACGGATATCAACCGGGAGTTGTCAGAATTCCAGAACCGCTACGACCGGGAAACGGACTATTCGCGGAACCGCGCGGCCCAATTCCGGTGGAACGAAGACATTGCCGGGATGCTCGCCGGCCCCGACACTCCTTAA